In Rhizobium sp. CIAT894, the following are encoded in one genomic region:
- a CDS encoding NAD(P)-dependent alcohol dehydrogenase, giving the protein MKRIQYNAYGGPELMKLEDFELREPGRGEVAVKVSFAAVNPIDWKVRNGALKMVTGKKFPRALGSDFSGVVISVGPGVTRMKPGDAVFGLARIQEAGAIGEAVIAPETFLARKPDSISFEDAACLATPGVTAWNGLVDKAGLKQGQRLFVNGCGGSVGESAVQLAHMVGVTVSGSCSAEDVQRARDLSVQTIFDYRVTDLSKIGDRYDVVYDTSATMTVAVGMSLLRKGGTFLDINPTPVKFIRAIFDRRLRPIICTARADILDGLARAAGEGKLKLPVAEIVPLRDAISLVTALEAGRKLRGKGLISMA; this is encoded by the coding sequence ATGAAGCGCATTCAGTACAACGCATACGGCGGCCCGGAGTTGATGAAACTCGAAGATTTCGAGCTTCGTGAGCCCGGCAGGGGTGAGGTCGCCGTGAAGGTCAGCTTTGCGGCCGTCAACCCAATCGATTGGAAGGTTCGCAACGGCGCTTTGAAAATGGTGACGGGGAAGAAATTCCCACGCGCTCTCGGAAGCGATTTTTCGGGGGTTGTGATTTCCGTCGGACCCGGCGTAACACGCATGAAACCTGGGGATGCGGTGTTCGGCCTCGCGCGGATCCAAGAGGCGGGGGCGATCGGCGAAGCCGTGATCGCACCCGAGACTTTCCTCGCCAGGAAGCCGGATTCGATTTCTTTCGAGGATGCAGCCTGTCTTGCAACTCCCGGCGTCACGGCTTGGAATGGTCTCGTCGACAAGGCGGGCCTGAAACAAGGGCAACGCCTGTTCGTCAACGGTTGCGGCGGCTCGGTTGGAGAATCGGCGGTTCAGCTTGCCCACATGGTCGGCGTGACCGTCTCAGGCAGTTGCAGTGCCGAAGATGTGCAAAGAGCGCGAGATCTGAGCGTTCAGACCATATTTGACTACCGAGTGACCGATCTGTCCAAGATCGGCGATCGCTACGACGTTGTGTACGACACTTCGGCCACGATGACCGTTGCGGTTGGAATGAGCCTGCTTCGCAAGGGCGGTACTTTCCTGGACATCAACCCCACGCCGGTCAAGTTCATTCGCGCGATTTTCGATCGGCGGCTAAGGCCGATCATCTGCACTGCGAGAGCCGACATTCTGGATGGTCTTGCCCGTGCGGCAGGTGAAGGAAAGCTGAAGCTGCCGGTCGCCGAGATCGTCCCGCTGAGAGATGCCATTTCTTTGGTGACCGCGCTCGAGGCCGGCCGAAAGCTTCGAGGGAAAGGGTTGATCTCGATGGCTTGA
- a CDS encoding NmrA family NAD(P)-binding protein: MITITAATGRYGRLVIDALLKRGVPAHEVVAAVRDPGKASDLAAKGLKVREADYDRPETLASAFAGADKILLVPSADFGRRYSQMQRAVNAAVEAQVGLIAYAGFVNGETSTLLLGDEHKQTEEAITATGLPHIFLRNGAYIEVYAGDLGDIGYALTAGELMGAAANGYVSGASRADLAEAAAVVLSSEAEGNAVYELAGTSFTMTDMAATISKLTGKPLVYQDMPVEQYRQVLATFMPGFLAEIVADASFATQRGDWFSESTDLERLLGRPTTPLAEVVSVTLKRNGLI, encoded by the coding sequence ATGATTACAATCACCGCTGCAACCGGTCGCTACGGCCGGCTTGTTATCGACGCCCTGTTGAAACGCGGCGTGCCCGCCCATGAGGTCGTCGCCGCCGTTCGCGATCCAGGCAAGGCATCGGACCTGGCAGCCAAAGGCTTGAAGGTTCGAGAGGCCGATTACGATCGACCGGAAACTTTGGCGTCAGCCTTTGCGGGCGCCGACAAGATCCTGCTTGTTCCTTCCGCAGATTTCGGGCGGCGCTATTCGCAAATGCAACGCGCCGTGAATGCAGCAGTTGAAGCGCAAGTCGGGCTGATCGCCTATGCGGGCTTCGTCAACGGCGAAACCAGCACCCTGCTTTTGGGCGACGAGCATAAGCAGACGGAAGAGGCTATCACGGCGACCGGATTGCCTCACATCTTCCTGCGCAATGGAGCTTATATCGAGGTCTACGCCGGTGATCTGGGTGACATCGGCTATGCCCTAACGGCAGGGGAACTCATGGGTGCTGCCGCAAACGGCTATGTGTCGGGCGCGAGCCGCGCCGATCTGGCAGAAGCGGCGGCTGTCGTTCTGTCGAGCGAAGCGGAAGGCAACGCAGTTTACGAACTTGCCGGCACATCTTTCACCATGACGGACATGGCAGCGACGATCTCGAAGCTCACTGGCAAACCACTCGTCTATCAGGACATGCCCGTCGAGCAATACCGGCAAGTGTTGGCGACCTTTATGCCGGGTTTCCTTGCAGAGATTGTGGCCGATGCGAGTTTCGCCACTCAGCGCGGCGACTGGTTCAGCGAAAGCACGGATCTCGAACGTCTTCTCGGTCGGCCGACGACCCCTTTAGCAGAAGTCGTCTCGGTCACCCTCAAGAGAAATGGTCTGATATGA
- a CDS encoding nuclear transport factor 2 family protein, whose amino-acid sequence MAAANGRALALAHTYFDAMTSKDIDTIASIVAEDVVCTSPLGELQGAQAFRGFQEGFARMIEKLTLVAAFGDDEHAVIIYLSQTHPVPSAIVAEHLTVRDGKLASTTVMYDATPFAEYMKTVRPH is encoded by the coding sequence ATGGCTGCAGCAAACGGCAGAGCCTTGGCGCTCGCCCACACCTATTTCGATGCCATGACCAGCAAGGACATCGACACGATCGCCTCGATTGTCGCGGAGGATGTCGTCTGCACGTCCCCGCTCGGAGAGCTTCAAGGCGCGCAGGCGTTCCGCGGCTTCCAGGAAGGCTTCGCCAGGATGATAGAGAAGCTGACGCTCGTCGCAGCCTTCGGCGACGACGAACACGCCGTCATTATCTATCTCTCGCAAACTCATCCGGTGCCAAGCGCAATCGTAGCCGAGCACCTCACCGTCAGGGACGGCAAGCTGGCGTCGACGACCGTCATGTACGACGCCACGCCTTTCGCTGAATATATGAAAACCGTACGGCCGCACTGA
- a CDS encoding methyl-accepting chemotaxis protein, translating into MLHFWNKFGIRAQITSGFVPLILLMSLLTVSAISGMNGLAAIFASYRSTAGQSLAISDYSDQLHEIQMSAEAFRSTPSQAVVDSFRAGVKAFEADDPRFADNKDLQAGLAVIRQDIAAYGKAFEQIVTLQARRDLLISKVTEFGPWTSIALNDVMRSAWRQNDVALLHMTAETLEALNRSLYFSERFVHSNDFAAYDKAQAALAEAVALNDAAAKAAKNELQKKRLMGAGQLMQNYTARLGDMKEVLQASGNVRQTQLNVLAPKIAGEFKDLQATVTGAQKNLDGSVEATVASATSTTLVISGLLIVIGLVLSYFVGRLISSAVRKMAQSMEQLARGDERIVIAGVEHRHELGAMARSLKVFQETGRAKLIAEANAERARLAAEEERLRQEAERLSDAQVMEHAFRQISIGLDALSKGDLTVRVGEVDHRYVRIRDHFNNSVASLEEAVGSVIRAVATIRSGLAEISTASNDLARRTEQQAASLEETVAALGDVTRGVNGTAEGASRAQAVVATARTNAEKGGEIVSRAIAAMTEIQNSSSKIGNIISVIDEIAFQTNLLALNAGVEAARAGEAGKGFAVVAQEVRELAQRSANAAREIKELISTSSTQVKTGVELVGESGVSLEQIVEHVTAMNATVAEIAVAAREQATSLREVSAAGDQMDKVTQQNAAMVEETTAAAQSLTQETESLAELLRRFKTGSARASDHRHYAMAS; encoded by the coding sequence ATGTTGCATTTCTGGAATAAATTCGGCATTCGCGCGCAGATCACCTCGGGCTTCGTGCCGCTGATCCTGCTGATGAGCCTTCTCACCGTCAGCGCGATCTCCGGCATGAACGGGCTCGCCGCCATCTTCGCTTCCTATCGCTCCACCGCCGGCCAGAGCCTCGCCATCTCGGATTACAGCGACCAACTGCACGAGATCCAGATGTCGGCCGAGGCTTTCCGCTCCACGCCGTCGCAGGCTGTCGTCGACAGTTTCCGTGCCGGCGTCAAAGCTTTCGAAGCGGACGATCCGCGTTTTGCCGACAACAAGGATCTGCAAGCTGGTCTTGCGGTGATCCGTCAGGATATTGCCGCCTATGGCAAGGCCTTCGAACAGATCGTCACCCTTCAGGCCCGGCGCGACCTGCTGATCTCCAAGGTCACCGAATTCGGGCCCTGGACCAGTATCGCGCTCAATGACGTCATGCGTAGCGCCTGGCGCCAGAATGACGTGGCCCTGCTGCACATGACGGCGGAAACGCTGGAAGCCCTGAACCGCAGCCTTTATTTCTCCGAGCGCTTCGTCCATTCCAACGATTTCGCCGCCTATGACAAGGCGCAGGCAGCGCTTGCCGAAGCGGTGGCGCTGAACGATGCCGCCGCCAAGGCCGCCAAGAACGAGCTGCAGAAGAAGCGCCTGATGGGCGCCGGCCAGCTCATGCAGAACTACACGGCCCGTCTCGGCGACATGAAGGAAGTGCTGCAGGCGTCCGGCAATGTCCGCCAGACGCAGCTCAACGTTTTGGCGCCGAAGATCGCAGGCGAGTTCAAGGATCTGCAGGCGACCGTCACCGGCGCACAGAAGAACCTTGACGGTTCTGTGGAAGCAACCGTTGCCTCCGCGACCAGTACGACGCTCGTCATCAGCGGCCTGTTGATCGTCATCGGCCTCGTGCTCTCCTATTTCGTCGGTCGCCTGATTTCCTCGGCCGTTCGCAAAATGGCGCAGTCCATGGAGCAGCTTGCCCGCGGCGACGAACGGATCGTGATCGCCGGCGTCGAGCACCGCCACGAACTGGGCGCCATGGCACGTTCGCTGAAGGTTTTCCAGGAGACCGGACGCGCCAAGCTGATCGCCGAAGCCAATGCCGAACGTGCCCGCCTCGCCGCTGAAGAAGAGCGGCTGCGCCAGGAAGCCGAGCGGCTTTCCGACGCGCAGGTGATGGAGCACGCCTTCCGTCAGATTTCGATTGGTCTCGATGCGCTTTCCAAGGGCGACCTCACCGTGCGCGTCGGCGAAGTCGATCATCGCTATGTCAGGATTCGCGACCATTTCAACAATTCGGTCGCTAGCCTTGAAGAGGCGGTCGGCTCCGTCATCCGTGCGGTCGCCACCATCCGCTCCGGCCTTGCGGAAATCTCCACGGCCTCCAACGATCTTGCCCGCCGCACCGAGCAGCAGGCCGCTTCGCTGGAAGAAACCGTCGCGGCACTCGGTGACGTCACCCGCGGCGTCAACGGCACGGCGGAGGGCGCAAGCCGCGCCCAGGCTGTCGTGGCGACGGCCCGCACCAATGCCGAAAAGGGCGGCGAGATCGTTTCCCGCGCCATCGCGGCGATGACGGAAATCCAGAATTCGTCGTCGAAGATCGGCAATATCATCAGCGTCATCGACGAGATCGCCTTCCAGACCAACCTGCTTGCGCTGAACGCCGGCGTCGAAGCCGCGCGCGCCGGTGAAGCGGGCAAGGGCTTCGCCGTCGTCGCCCAGGAAGTCCGCGAGCTTGCCCAGCGCTCGGCCAATGCGGCGCGGGAGATCAAGGAGCTGATCTCCACCTCCTCGACGCAGGTCAAGACGGGCGTCGAGCTGGTCGGCGAATCCGGCGTCTCGCTCGAACAGATCGTCGAGCACGTCACCGCCATGAATGCGACCGTCGCCGAGATCGCGGTGGCCGCCCGCGAGCAAGCGACAAGCCTGCGCGAGGTCTCGGCCGCCGGCGACCAGATGGACAAGGTGACGCAGCAGAACGCCGCAATGGTCGAAGAGACTACGGCCGCCGCCCAGAGCCTGACGCAGGAAACCGAAAGCCTCGCCGAACTGCTGCGGCGCTTCAAGACGGGCAGCGCCCGGGCATCGGACCATCGCCATTACGCCATGGCGTCCTGA
- a CDS encoding substrate-binding domain-containing protein, translating into MKTATLASIALAISVSVANAQTIGVSMTNLDKFREMLVNGVVSHGKTISGLKLITENANGDNELQKKQVQQFVADKVDAIIMMLSDGDLGPQMTKIAADAGIPLIYINTTPSNLSDLPDNQVVVASDEKDSGTLETKQVCSLLKGKGRVVVLMGEVFHVAARTRTQDIADVIATPECKGLEIVEQQAAYWSRDYADQQMQEWLAAGVKFDAVIANNDEMALGAIRAMKKANIPMKDVVVGGVDATDDALAAMVAGDLDVTVLQSAVGQGAAAVDAAMKLINKEKVPRENNVPFELVTPENIAQYLPKSQ; encoded by the coding sequence ATGAAAACGGCCACGCTTGCATCCATCGCTCTGGCGATATCGGTCTCTGTTGCCAATGCGCAGACGATCGGGGTTTCGATGACCAATCTCGACAAGTTCAGAGAGATGCTTGTGAACGGCGTCGTCTCGCACGGGAAGACGATATCGGGCCTCAAGCTCATCACCGAAAATGCCAATGGCGATAATGAGCTGCAGAAGAAGCAGGTTCAGCAGTTCGTCGCCGACAAGGTCGATGCCATTATCATGATGCTGTCTGATGGCGATCTCGGGCCGCAAATGACCAAGATCGCAGCGGATGCCGGCATTCCGCTGATCTACATCAACACGACGCCCTCCAATCTCTCGGACTTGCCGGACAATCAGGTTGTTGTCGCCTCCGATGAGAAAGACTCCGGTACGCTGGAGACGAAGCAGGTATGCTCTCTCCTCAAGGGCAAGGGCCGCGTCGTCGTGCTGATGGGGGAGGTCTTCCATGTGGCTGCCCGCACCCGCACCCAGGACATCGCTGATGTCATCGCGACGCCGGAATGCAAGGGCCTTGAGATCGTCGAGCAGCAAGCGGCCTATTGGTCGCGCGATTATGCGGATCAGCAGATGCAGGAATGGCTGGCGGCCGGCGTCAAGTTCGATGCTGTGATCGCCAACAATGACGAGATGGCGCTCGGTGCGATCCGCGCCATGAAGAAAGCCAATATCCCGATGAAGGACGTCGTCGTCGGCGGCGTCGACGCGACCGACGATGCGCTTGCCGCAATGGTGGCGGGCGATCTCGATGTCACCGTTCTCCAGAGCGCCGTCGGGCAGGGCGCGGCCGCGGTCGATGCCGCCATGAAGCTCATCAACAAGGAGAAGGTGCCACGCGAAAACAACGTTCCCTTCGAACTCGTCACACCTGAGAACATTGCCCAATACCTGCCGAAGAGCCAGTGA
- a CDS encoding carbohydrate ABC transporter permease, whose protein sequence is MTNSPTSRHPHSVSANRHRLLRRIGTFVSYVGLSLVALLFLFPFFWMVSNAVRSNAEVMAVPVRIFPEEYQWGNFVEALVSLPFGIFLLNSLVVACGVTAIVIVVSCLSAYAFARLRFPGQEGLLLTYLSTLMIPQVMLVIPLFLVVSKLGWINTYHGMILPVAFSSFGTFLLRQFILGIPKDLDEAAMMDGASRLRILVTVIVPLAMPAIGLLALFTFIAQWKSFLWPLIATSGVEKAMLPLGLTLFQTQQGTAWNYIMAGATISMVPGVILAIVLQRVIYRGITVSSGFGGR, encoded by the coding sequence ATGACGAATAGCCCGACCTCACGGCATCCGCATTCCGTCTCGGCGAACCGCCATCGCCTGTTGCGGCGCATCGGCACCTTCGTCAGTTATGTGGGGCTTTCACTGGTCGCGCTGCTCTTCCTCTTTCCCTTCTTCTGGATGGTGTCGAACGCGGTGCGCTCCAATGCCGAGGTGATGGCCGTGCCGGTCCGCATCTTCCCCGAGGAGTACCAGTGGGGCAATTTCGTCGAAGCCCTGGTGTCGCTGCCCTTCGGCATCTTCCTGTTGAATTCCCTCGTCGTCGCCTGCGGCGTGACCGCAATCGTCATCGTGGTATCCTGCCTTTCCGCCTATGCTTTCGCCCGGCTGCGGTTTCCGGGACAGGAAGGGCTGCTGCTCACCTATCTCAGCACGCTGATGATCCCGCAGGTGATGCTGGTCATCCCGCTCTTCCTCGTCGTCAGCAAACTCGGTTGGATCAACACCTATCACGGCATGATCCTGCCGGTCGCCTTTTCTTCCTTCGGCACCTTCCTGCTGCGCCAGTTCATCCTCGGCATTCCCAAGGATCTCGACGAGGCGGCGATGATGGACGGGGCTTCGCGGCTGCGCATCCTGGTGACGGTGATCGTTCCGCTCGCAATGCCGGCGATCGGCCTGCTCGCGCTCTTCACCTTCATCGCGCAATGGAAGAGCTTCCTCTGGCCGCTGATCGCCACCAGCGGCGTCGAGAAGGCGATGTTGCCGCTCGGGCTCACCTTGTTCCAGACACAGCAGGGCACCGCGTGGAACTACATCATGGCCGGTGCGACGATTTCCATGGTGCCAGGCGTCATCCTGGCCATCGTGCTGCAGAGGGTGATCTACAGGGGCATCACCGTCAGTTCCGGCTTCGGTGGCCGTTAA
- a CDS encoding sugar ABC transporter permease, with translation MRQLSPWRNPPGMEEDMSESAVAELPLQPVQPRRFLKPETQTAMVFLLPSFLGFMIFMALPIVASFALSFTNWQLISTPSFVGFQNYIKLFTVDPSFYTILGNTLFFAVEYLAVNIIVSLTLAVWISSLKHGKAIFRVIFFLPTFTPTIAASVVWLLIFTPDGLADSVIRSLGLGLPNFLLSSSWAMQAVVIVTLWANVGYNVVMFNAALDLVPKHYLEAAMIDGAGPWRRFWRIRLPLISPTVFFATVMTAITSLQVFDEIFAMTRGGPGSATATLGFAIYQKGFTNFQMGYASALAWVMFVMIMALTILQFRMQRKWVHYDE, from the coding sequence ATGCGCCAGCTCTCGCCGTGGCGGAACCCGCCGGGCATGGAGGAAGACATGTCGGAAAGCGCCGTCGCCGAACTTCCCTTGCAACCCGTTCAGCCACGGCGCTTCCTGAAGCCTGAGACGCAGACTGCGATGGTGTTCCTGCTGCCGAGTTTCCTCGGTTTCATGATCTTCATGGCTCTGCCGATCGTGGCGTCGTTCGCGCTCTCCTTCACCAACTGGCAGCTGATCTCGACGCCGTCCTTCGTCGGCTTTCAGAATTATATCAAGCTCTTCACCGTTGATCCCTCATTCTACACCATATTGGGAAACACGCTGTTCTTCGCCGTCGAATATCTGGCCGTGAACATCATCGTCTCGCTGACGCTCGCGGTGTGGATATCAAGCCTCAAGCACGGCAAGGCGATCTTCAGGGTGATCTTCTTCCTGCCGACCTTCACGCCGACGATTGCGGCTTCCGTGGTGTGGCTGCTGATCTTCACGCCGGACGGCCTCGCCGACAGCGTCATCCGCTCGCTCGGCCTCGGCCTGCCGAATTTCCTGCTGAGTTCGAGCTGGGCGATGCAGGCGGTCGTGATCGTCACGCTCTGGGCCAATGTCGGCTACAACGTCGTGATGTTCAACGCCGCGCTCGATCTGGTGCCGAAGCATTATCTCGAAGCGGCGATGATCGACGGCGCCGGTCCCTGGCGGCGCTTCTGGCGCATCCGCCTGCCGCTCATCTCGCCGACGGTCTTCTTCGCCACCGTGATGACGGCCATCACCTCGCTGCAGGTCTTCGACGAGATCTTTGCGATGACGCGCGGCGGTCCCGGCTCGGCGACGGCGACGCTGGGCTTTGCCATCTATCAGAAGGGCTTCACCAATTTCCAGATGGGCTATGCCTCGGCGCTCGCCTGGGTGATGTTCGTCATGATCATGGCGCTCACCATCCTGCAGTTCCGCATGCAGCGTAAATGGGTGCATTATGACGAATAG
- a CDS encoding sugar ABC transporter substrate-binding protein yields the protein MKVLQKTLMLATIGGSLFATAASAEQVSLTWQMWTGSDADTKGWQHLADMVTAKYPDIKVTLTTTGWVDYWTRLPVLAASGQLADIVSMQSLRMPNFYSLLEPLNDRIAADKFDVGAFTPSIIGGMSIDKQLYGLPYDVGPWVVYYNQDAFEAAGIALPKPGWTLAEFTDAAKKLTKDGKYGFGITPQNYSVLASAWGDKYVNDARELDLTNPGAITAAETVIGFAAKDKIAPLVPSSADAGTVIQGRFYSGNVAMYVDGPWSIIGMKDKVKFKVGSTTLPRGERELTAVTAGSGFGIATTSKNKDAAWKAIQVLTSPEALQYLAEQGRALPARTASQSSWYKVAAKDITNGGEAIDYSLAHSVPYVITNNWAAVENLFNQYFPPAFAGSADAKQTMDAIQSLAQQ from the coding sequence ATGAAGGTTCTGCAGAAGACGCTTATGCTTGCCACAATCGGCGGCAGCCTTTTTGCCACAGCCGCATCGGCCGAGCAGGTCAGCCTGACTTGGCAGATGTGGACCGGCTCCGATGCCGACACCAAGGGCTGGCAGCACCTGGCCGACATGGTGACCGCCAAATATCCCGATATCAAGGTGACGCTGACGACGACGGGCTGGGTCGATTATTGGACCCGGTTGCCTGTGCTGGCGGCGTCGGGCCAGCTTGCCGACATCGTTTCCATGCAATCGCTACGCATGCCGAACTTCTATTCGCTGCTGGAGCCGCTGAACGATCGGATCGCGGCCGATAAATTCGACGTCGGCGCGTTTACGCCCTCGATCATCGGCGGCATGTCCATCGACAAGCAGCTGTACGGCCTGCCGTATGACGTCGGTCCGTGGGTCGTCTATTATAACCAGGATGCCTTCGAAGCCGCCGGCATTGCCTTGCCGAAACCGGGCTGGACACTGGCCGAGTTCACCGATGCCGCCAAGAAGCTGACGAAGGACGGCAAATACGGCTTCGGCATTACCCCGCAGAACTATTCGGTCCTGGCTTCGGCCTGGGGCGACAAATACGTCAACGACGCTCGAGAACTCGACCTCACCAATCCAGGCGCTATTACCGCTGCCGAGACGGTGATCGGCTTTGCCGCCAAGGACAAGATCGCGCCGCTGGTGCCGTCGAGCGCCGATGCCGGCACGGTCATCCAAGGCCGGTTCTATTCAGGCAATGTCGCCATGTATGTCGACGGTCCATGGTCGATCATCGGCATGAAGGACAAGGTCAAGTTCAAGGTCGGTTCCACCACCCTGCCGCGCGGAGAACGAGAGCTGACGGCCGTCACGGCGGGCTCCGGTTTCGGCATCGCCACGACGAGCAAGAACAAGGATGCGGCCTGGAAGGCGATCCAGGTGCTGACCAGCCCGGAGGCTTTGCAGTACCTCGCCGAACAGGGCCGGGCGCTGCCGGCGCGCACGGCCTCGCAATCCTCCTGGTACAAGGTGGCTGCCAAGGACATTACCAATGGCGGCGAGGCCATCGACTATTCCCTGGCGCATTCGGTGCCCTACGTGATCACCAATAACTGGGCGGCGGTGGAAAACCTCTTCAACCAGTATTTCCCGCCCGCCTTCGCCGGCAGCGCCGACGCCAAACAGACGATGGACGCCATCCAGAGCCTCGCGCAGCAATAG
- a CDS encoding alpha-L-fucosidase, whose translation MTSSERLPENPASGAGKHAWFSHDRLGMFIHWGLYALGARHEWLKNREELSDDHYQRYFDNFDPDLYDPKEWARCARLAGMKYVVVTTKHHEGFCLWDSRVTDYKAPNTPCGKDLLTPLVEAFRAEGLKIGFYYSLLDWHHPDFPIDVHHPLRNHPEAAALNAGRNIANYAAYMREQVRELLTGFGRIDIIWFDFSYPRREYRGLPGKGRADWESERLLELVRELQPEIIVNNRLDLPPGTLPDVTTPEQYTPRVAPAIVSQGVLWEACHTFSGSWGYHRDEDSWKSPEQIIQLLIDSVALGGNLLMNVGPTGRGTFDARAIDALEVYQNWTSVNGRSIYGAGPSAYPAPAGCRYTQRGNRLYLHVYNWPYRHIHIEGLADRIAYAQFLHDASEVRWLSHTRDVDSNIGVMVPEGMIMLELPVRRPDVTVPVIEIVLKA comes from the coding sequence GTGACGAGTTCGGAGCGCCTGCCGGAAAATCCGGCATCGGGAGCGGGCAAACACGCCTGGTTCAGCCATGATCGCCTCGGCATGTTCATCCATTGGGGCCTTTATGCGCTTGGAGCGCGGCACGAGTGGTTGAAGAACCGCGAAGAGCTGAGCGACGATCACTATCAGCGTTATTTCGACAATTTCGATCCCGATCTCTACGATCCCAAGGAGTGGGCGCGTTGCGCGCGTCTTGCCGGCATGAAATATGTCGTGGTGACGACCAAGCATCACGAGGGTTTCTGCCTCTGGGACAGCAGGGTTACCGACTACAAGGCGCCGAACACGCCCTGCGGCAAGGACCTGTTGACGCCGCTCGTCGAAGCCTTCCGCGCCGAAGGATTGAAGATCGGTTTCTACTATTCGCTGCTCGACTGGCATCATCCGGATTTCCCGATCGATGTTCATCATCCCCTGCGCAACCATCCCGAGGCCGCGGCGCTGAATGCCGGGCGCAACATCGCCAACTACGCTGCCTATATGCGCGAACAGGTGCGTGAGCTCCTGACCGGCTTCGGCCGCATCGACATCATCTGGTTCGATTTCAGCTATCCCCGGCGTGAATATCGCGGCCTGCCCGGCAAGGGGCGCGCCGATTGGGAGAGCGAGCGGCTGCTCGAGCTGGTGCGCGAACTGCAGCCCGAAATCATCGTCAACAACCGCCTCGATCTGCCGCCGGGAACGCTGCCCGATGTGACGACGCCGGAGCAATATACGCCGCGCGTGGCGCCTGCCATCGTGAGCCAGGGGGTGCTCTGGGAAGCCTGCCACACCTTCAGCGGCTCCTGGGGCTATCACCGCGACGAGGATAGCTGGAAGAGCCCGGAGCAGATCATCCAATTGCTGATCGATTCCGTCGCGCTCGGCGGCAACCTCCTGATGAATGTCGGTCCGACCGGCCGCGGCACGTTCGACGCGCGCGCCATCGATGCGCTCGAAGTCTACCAGAACTGGACGTCCGTCAACGGACGTTCCATCTACGGGGCAGGGCCGTCCGCCTATCCGGCGCCAGCCGGCTGCCGCTATACCCAGCGCGGCAATCGCCTCTACCTGCATGTCTATAACTGGCCCTACCGCCACATCCATATCGAGGGCCTTGCCGACAGGATCGCCTATGCGCAGTTCCTGCATGACGCGAGCGAAGTTCGCTGGCTCAGTCATACCAGGGATGTGGATTCCAATATCGGCGTGATGGTGCCGGAAGGCATGATCATGCTCGAACTGCCGGTCCGGCGACCCGACGTTACCGTGCCCGTGATCGAGATCGTCCTCAAGGCGTAG
- a CDS encoding LacI family DNA-binding transcriptional regulator, with protein MTTIRDVARLAGVSISTVSLALNSPKRVGAETLDRIQQAIQSTGYRIDPVAQTLARGRSSLIGFVSANLGNMFFGDIRREIEHQALDHGYFVLIADSSGRANLERALLERLEAQKIAGIALATNGRGAEYATFLRDFKTPIVMFDQKVEGAERDFVGSDNPLTTTILTEHLLQLGHRRIAFISGPSGLHTADERLRGFMDTMAGAGADVDPSLVVEGGYTRSGGHAQAMRLLTRRDRPTAIIGANNMTGLATLQVMQEMGFRCPDDVSLAMVDDVPWSNVITPRITMVVQDAQKLGELAAQRLLARIANPEAAAEPPKDFILTPRFVRGESTRRL; from the coding sequence ATGACAACCATACGCGATGTCGCACGCCTTGCGGGGGTTTCGATCTCGACCGTCTCGCTGGCGCTCAACAGCCCGAAGCGGGTCGGCGCCGAGACACTCGACCGCATCCAGCAGGCGATACAATCGACGGGCTACCGCATCGATCCGGTGGCCCAGACGCTGGCGCGCGGGCGCAGTTCGCTGATCGGCTTCGTCTCGGCCAATCTCGGCAACATGTTCTTCGGCGACATCCGCCGCGAGATCGAGCACCAGGCGCTCGACCACGGCTATTTCGTGCTGATCGCCGACTCCTCCGGCCGGGCCAATCTCGAACGGGCGCTACTGGAGCGACTGGAGGCACAGAAGATCGCCGGCATTGCGCTGGCGACAAACGGGCGCGGCGCGGAATACGCAACCTTCCTGCGCGACTTCAAGACACCGATCGTCATGTTCGACCAGAAGGTCGAGGGCGCCGAGCGCGATTTCGTCGGTTCCGACAACCCGCTGACGACCACCATCCTGACCGAGCATCTGCTGCAGCTAGGCCACCGGCGCATCGCCTTCATATCAGGCCCCTCCGGCCTGCATACCGCCGACGAGCGCCTGAGAGGCTTCATGGACACGATGGCAGGCGCCGGCGCCGACGTCGATCCGTCGCTGGTGGTCGAGGGCGGTTATACCAGGAGCGGCGGCCATGCGCAGGCAATGCGCCTGCTCACCCGCCGCGACCGGCCGACCGCCATCATCGGCGCGAACAACATGACGGGGCTGGCAACCCTGCAGGTGATGCAGGAAATGGGCTTCCGCTGTCCCGACGACGTCTCGCTGGCGATGGTCGACGACGTACCCTGGAGCAATGTCATCACGCCGCGCATCACCATGGTCGTGCAGGATGCACAGAAACTCGGCGAGTTGGCCGCCCAGCGCCTGCTGGCCAGGATCGCAAACCCGGAAGCCGCCGCCGAGCCGCCGAAGGATTTCATCCTGACGCCGAGATTCGTGCGCGGGGAGTCGACCAGGCGGCTTTAA